CCAGGCGCTGAGCAGCATCCCGGGAAATGAAACGTAGCTGCCGAATCCGACGCTTAAATCAGGTTTGAGGCGGGTAAGATGGCGGTAAGAAGCACCGAAAGCCCGGGCCAATTTTAACAAAAAGCCGGCGCTTCTCAAAGAGATTCCCTGGACGGACGGGAAGTTGTTCAGGAAGACGACATCCTCGAAAATGCCCGGCGTGAAGGCTTTTGTAAGGGGCCCGGCCTTTTCGCTCGTCACCAGAAAGAGCCGTGCCGAAGGGTCCTGCTTCTTCCAGGCTTCGGCAAAGGAAAGCGCTGGAAAAAGATGGCCGCCGGAAGGGCCGGCGAAGACGAGGACCGTGCCGGGTTTGGCGTTTTGGGTTTCGGACATCTTCCTACCTTTTGAATCAGCTGGCCTGGCCGCGGATGTGGCGGTCCGCGCTGAGGATGAGTCCCACGGAGGCCAGGTTGAAGACAAGCGATGTGCCGCCGTAGCTGACAAACGGCAGCGGCAGGCCCTTGGTGGGGATCAGACCCGTCGCGACCATCATGTTGATCACGCCCTGAAGCACGATGAGAAGCGTGAGTGAAATGCAAAGGAGCTTTTCATAATCCTGGCGGCTTCTTTCCGCGATCGCGATGCCGCAGAAAAAAAGGATCGTATAGAGAATAATGACGACCAGGACACCCGCCAGCCCCAGCTCCTCCCCGATGATGGAGAGAATGAAGTCGTTGTAGCTGGACGGCAGGTAAAACAATTTCTGCGTGCTCTGCCCCAGCCCCACTCCCTTCAACCCGCCCATGCCGAACGCGAGGAACGACTGGATGATCTGGAAGCCGCTCCCCTGCGGATCGTCCCAGGGGTTCAGGTAAGCGACTACGCGGCTCATGCGGTACGGCACGCGCACCACCAGAAGATACAAAACCGGCAGAAGTCCCAGGATCGCGGTTCCCACGTAGGCGAGCCGGATACCCGAGAGGAAAAACAAAATGGAAGTCGTCAGCGCGATGATGAAACACGATCCCAAGTCCGGCTGCATGAGCGAAAGCACGCAGAGCATGCCGACCAGGATGACGGGCGGGAAGAAAATGGTCAGGCTTCCTTTGCGGATGAACTGCAGCTTGCGGCTGAGATAATCCGAGAGGTAGATGCAGACGGTCAGCTTGGCGAATTCGACGGGCTGGAAATTGAAGACGACGAGATTGATCCAGCGGCGCGCGCCGCCGGCCGAATGGCCGATCGAGGGCATGAAAACCGCGATCATCATCAGGATAGCCGTCAGCATGACGAGCCGCGCGTTCTTCTTCCAGAAGCTGATGGGAATGACCGCCATAAAAAAAAGCGCGCCCGTGCCCAAGATCACGTAAACAATCTGGCGGATCAGAAAATAAGAGGAATTGCCATAAACGTGCTGCGCGTAGATCGCGCTCGCGCTGTAAGTCATGACGACGCCGATCGACACCAGCATGTAAACGGTAATGAAAAGGATCTTTCCAGGAAACGACATCAACAGCCTCCCCCTCGGGCTCGCCTCATTTTAAATCCGGACCTTGGGGGGTTCGGACCGGGAAAAAAGTTCCGCCACGCAGCGTTTGAATTCCCTGCCCCGGTGTTCGTAATTCTGAAACATGTCGAAGCTCGAGCAGGCGGGCGAAAGCAGCACCGTGTCTCCGGCCTTGGCTTCCCGGGATGCTTCCCGGACCGCCTCGTCAAGGCTGCGCGCTTCCTGAAGCGGAGCGGCGCCTTCCCAGGCTTCGCGCAGCACCGGCACGGCCTTGCCCAGGATCAAAACTTTCTTGGCTTTGCGGGCGACTAAATCTTTGATGTCGCCGAAATCGCGGCTTTTGGCAATGCCGCCGGCGATCAGGAGAACGCTGTGGTCGCGGCATTTCTCGAGCGCCCACGCCAGTGAAGCCGCGGTCGTGGCCTTGGAATCATTGATGAAGCTCACCCCGTTCAGCGTGCCCACGTCTTCCATCCGATGCTCGATGCCGCGGAAACCGGCAAACACTTCGTCCGCCTGCTTCGCGCTCACGCCGAAAAGCGCCGTGACCTGCCGTACGGCGTCATGATTGGGATTGGCCGCGTTCTCGTCCAGGTAATGAACGCGCCCGTGGAAAGGATATTCCTGGAAAAGCGCGGCCTGGTCTTTCCTTCTTATAAAGGCGTGGTCCGCAGGAACCTGATTCTGGAAAAGGCGCAGCTTGGCGGCCGCGTATTCGGCCATGTCCTTGTGCCAATCCTGATGGTTAGGCGTGATGTTCAGCAAAACGCCCACCGAAGGCCGGAACCGCATGCAATGCTGCAATTGGAAGGAGCTGAGCTCGACGACCACGATGTCGTCTTTTCCGAGCCGTGCGAGTTCGGCCACCCAGGGATTGCCGATGTTGCCGCAGCTGACGGCCTTGCGTCCGCTGGCTTCGAAGACCAGGCGCAAAAGCGTCGTCACGGTCGTCTTGCCGCAGGATCCGGTGACAGCCACGACGTGCGGCGTGGGGCAGTAGCGGCTTGCGATCTCGATCTCGCTCAGGATGGGCAGGCGGCGTTCCGACACGGCCTGGTAAACCGGTGTCGCGGGGCTGATGCCCGGCGAGATCAGCACCCAGTCCGAGGCCAGGATTTTTTCCAGGCTGTGCGCGCCGGTTTCATAGGCAATGTCCCGTTTTTCGAGTTCGCGGCCGAGCTCGAGGACGGGCGGTGTGTCTTTGATCTCGGACACAAAAACCGAGTAGCCTTTTTCCTTCAGGAAAAGCGCGCTTTCGTAACCGCTCTTTCCCAGGCCCAGCACCGCGACTTTCCGGCCCAAGTCGTCCATTACCGCACCTTGAGCGTGGAAAGGCCGATGACGGCCAGCACCATGGCGATGAGCCACAGCCGCACCGTGACTTTGGATTCGGGCCAGCCTTTGAGCTGGAGATGATGATGAAACGGCGACATGAGAAAAATCCTCTTCTTGAACATTTTGAAGCTGGCCACCTGAAGGATGACCGACAGTGCTTCCCACACAAAAATGCCGCCCACGATGACCAGCACGAGTTCCTTTTTAATAAGGACGGCCACGGCGCCTAACGCGCCCCCCAGGGCAAGCGATCCCGTGTCCCCCATGATAACCTCCGCGGGATAAGAATTAAACCACAGAAATCCGGCGCACGCGCCCAAAAGAGCCGAGCAGAAGACCGTGATTTCGCCCGCATCCGGGATGTGCGGGATGGCCAGGTAATGGGCAAATTGCGCGTGGCCCGACACGTAACTGATGATGGCCAGAGCCGCCACTGCGAAAAGCGTGCAGCCGATGGCCAGTCCATCCAGACCGTCGGTGAGATTGAGAGCGTTCGAAGACCCCACGAGTACCAGCACGACAAAGGGCATGAAAAAAGCGCCGAGCCGCAGCACCGGCATTTTGAGGAAGGGCAGATACAGGAGCGTGTCCGTAAAGCCGGTGAGGTAAAGGTACGCGCCCAGCATGGCGCCGAAAACCAGCTGGCCGTAAAGCTTGGTCCGGGAGCTGAGCCCCTTCGAGCTTTTCGATTTCAGCTTGATCCAGTCGTCGAGAAAACCCACGCCGCCGAATCCGACGGTGACGAACAGCAAAAGCCAGGTGAAACGGTTCAGGTAATTGCCCCATAGCAGCATGGAGATCACGACGCTGGCCAGGATCAGGATACCGCCCATGGTCGGCGTTTTTTTGTGGGCGTAAAGCTGGTGGATTTTTTCCGCGTGCTCGCGCTGCTGATGCGCCATCGCGCTCAGGCTTTTCAGCCACGCGATGAGGCGGGGGCCTAGAAGGATGCTGATCAGGAAGGCTGTGATGCTTGCGGCCGCGGATCGGAACGTGATGTAACGAAAAAGATTAAAAACGATCGAGTAAGCCGTGAGGCGATGTAAAAAATAAAACATGGGGCCGTCGTCATTCCATTCGAGTTTGGGGAAACGGATTTAGAATTTAATTATCGGCATGCGGCTTTCGGAAATTCAGAGCCGCGCCGAAATTTTCCCGCTTCAAGGCGCGGTTTTGAACCGCGAGCGGGATTCCAGGGCTTCGAAGATTTTTTCGAGCTTCATGCCGCGCGAACCTTTCAGCAAAAGCCGGTCTTCCGGCTGCAAAAAATCCTCCAGGTGCGCGGCCAGCGCTTCCGGCGCATTGAAATGCCCGGCCTGACCGCCCGCGCGCTTGATCTCGTCGATGCTTTTTTCCGCCAGGCTGCCGTAAGCAAAGGCTGCGTCAAAGCCTCCGGAGGCGATCTTGCGGCCGAGTTCCCGGTGCCGCGCCTCGGCTTCGCCGCCCAGCTCCAGCATGTCCGCGAAAATCACGATCTTGCGGCGCTGCCCGGCCCAATCGTGAAACGCTTTCAGCGCCTTGTCGAAAGATTCCGGGCTCGCGTTGTAGGCGTCGAAGATGACGCGGATGCCCTGCCCCAGGGACTTCGGCGTGAACCGGCCGTCGGGAAGCTTCATGCGTTCCCAGCGGGAAGGAAGTTTATCCAGGGAATAGCCCAGGGCCTCCATCATGGCCAGCGCCATGGCCGCATTCACGGCCAGGAACGGCGCCGCGCCGGGAAACGAGAAATCCCAGCGGCCGTTCAAGCGGAAATTCACCCACTCGCCTTCCATGCGCGCGTCGGTGACGCGGTAATCGGCCTTCGCCGTCGTTCCTACGCGCAGGGCTTTGACGTCGAGCGCGGCAACGGCTTTCCCGATGACTTCGTCATGATCCGGGATCACGGCCGGAGCCCCCGCGGGCAGCGAACAGATGAGTCCCAGCTTGGTTTCGTAAATCGTTTCCAGCGAGCCGAAGCCTTCGAGATGCACCGGCGCCACCATCGTCAAAATTCCGGCGGTCGGCTGCAGGATCGTGGCCAGGTAAGCGATCTCGCCCGCATGGTTGGCGCCGAGCTCATTGACCGCGCAGCGATGCGTCTTGTCCAGGTAAAGAAGGCTGATGGGAAGCCCGAGCTGGTTATTGAAATTGCCGCGGTTGGAGAGGACCGCCTCGCTGCCTTCGGCTTCGCGCAGGAGAAATGAAAGAAATTCCTTGGTGCTGGTTTTGCCCACGCTGCCGGTAATGCCGACGACCGGGATGGAAAACCGGCGGCGGTGCCATTTCCCCAATTCCGCGAGCGCTTCGGCCGTATCCGCCACCGGAAGGAGATTCTTGAAAGACGGATTTTGAAACCGGACAGTCTCTTTTTGATAAACGGACCGGGAGATCAAAGCGCCGGAAGCGCCTCTTTTGAAAGCTTCTTCGAGATAACGGTGCCCGTCTTCCTTGGTGCCCTGCAGGGCCAGGAAAAAATCTCCCGGCTTCAGCGTGCGGGTATCGATCGAAATGCCCTGCGGGGAGAGAGAGGGATCGGGATGCTCTAAGGAGGTGTTTAAAAAACGCGCGGCCTCAGGAAAGGAAAACACGGGCCTTCCTTTGCAACGCCTCCCGGGCCACAATCCGGTCGTCGAAAGGAATTTTCCTGTCGCCCAGGATCTGGTAATCCTCGTGGCCTTTGCCGAGGATCATGACCACGTCGCCGGGCTCGGCCAGGGAAATCGCCTCGTGAATCGCGCGTTCCCTGTCCAGGATTTCCTGCGCGCGGCAAACCGAATCTCCCACGGGAAGGCCTTTTTTCATGTCCTGCAGGATGCTTTCGGGATCTTCGGAGCGCGGATTGTCGGAAGTAAGGACGACAAGATCGGAATAGCGGCACGCGCTTTGAGTCATGAGCGGCCTCTTCGCGCGATCGCGGTCGCCGCCGCAGCCGAATACCGTGATGATGCGGGCCGGCGCATATTTGCGCGCTTCGCGGAGCACATTGTCGAAGGCGTCCGGCGTATGCGCGTAGTCGACGAACACGTTCAAGTCGCCGCTCGGCGTAATGCGTTCCAGGCGTCCGGGAATGCCGGGAATTTCGGCGAAGTCTTCGCGGAAATCCGCCGGGTCATATCCCAGAAGCTCGAGTCCGCCCAGCACGCAAAGCGCGTTGGCCACGTTGTGGCGCAGCGGGAGCTTCATCTGGATCGGGACTTCGCGGTTCTTGTAGCAAAATTTGAAGCTGCTTCCTTTGAAAGAGGCGTCGATGTCCTTGGCCCAGTAATCCGCTTCCTGGACCAGGCTGAAACTGCGCGCGCTGGGAAATTCTTCGAGCAGCCGCTGGCCGTACGGGCAGTCGAGATTGATGAGGCTGCGGCGCGGCTGCGGGTGCGCGCTGAACAAAAGGCGCTTGGCCTCGTAGTACTGTTCCAGGTCTTGGTGATAATCCATGTGATCCTGCGTGAGCTGCGTGAAGATGGCAAGATCGAACTGCAGCCCATGCACCCGGCTTTGATGCAGCGCATGCGAGGAAACTTCCATCACGCAGTAACGCACGTTGACGCGACGCATTTCATCCAGCATGGGGACCAGGGTTTCGGGGCCCGGCGTGGTGTTGGGCGCGGGAAGCTTCTTGGTCGAGAGATCGTACCAGAGCGTGCCCAGATACGCGGCCGGGCCTTTTTTGCTCAGGAGTTTTTGAAGGAGGTAGGAAATCGTGGTCTTGCCGTTGGTGCCGGTCGTGCCGATGAGCCGCACGTGCTGGTCCGGGTGATGATAGTGGCGGTGGAGCAGCTCCGTGAGGCAGGCGTGGGAGTTCGGCACCTGGATGCCGGTCACGCCCGGAGGAATCACCAGGTCTTCGGGCATGCGCTCGAAGACAAGGACTGCCGCCTCGGCATGCACGGCCTGCATGAGAAAATCATGCC
The sequence above is a segment of the Verrucomicrobiia bacterium genome. Coding sequences within it:
- a CDS encoding glycosyltransferase encodes the protein MSETQNAKPGTVLVFAGPSGGHLFPALSFAEAWKKQDPSARLFLVTSEKAGPLTKAFTPGIFEDVVFLNNFPSVQGISLRSAGFLLKLARAFGASYRHLTRLKPDLSVGFGSYVSFPGMLLSAW
- the ftsW gene encoding putative lipid II flippase FtsW; translation: MSFPGKILFITVYMLVSIGVVMTYSASAIYAQHVYGNSSYFLIRQIVYVILGTGALFFMAVIPISFWKKNARLVMLTAILMMIAVFMPSIGHSAGGARRWINLVVFNFQPVEFAKLTVCIYLSDYLSRKLQFIRKGSLTIFFPPVILVGMLCVLSLMQPDLGSCFIIALTTSILFFLSGIRLAYVGTAILGLLPVLYLLVVRVPYRMSRVVAYLNPWDDPQGSGFQIIQSFLAFGMGGLKGVGLGQSTQKLFYLPSSYNDFILSIIGEELGLAGVLVVIILYTILFFCGIAIAERSRQDYEKLLCISLTLLIVLQGVINMMVATGLIPTKGLPLPFVSYGGTSLVFNLASVGLILSADRHIRGQAS
- the murD gene encoding UDP-N-acetylmuramoyl-L-alanine--D-glutamate ligase, which gives rise to MDDLGRKVAVLGLGKSGYESALFLKEKGYSVFVSEIKDTPPVLELGRELEKRDIAYETGAHSLEKILASDWVLISPGISPATPVYQAVSERRLPILSEIEIASRYCPTPHVVAVTGSCGKTTVTTLLRLVFEASGRKAVSCGNIGNPWVAELARLGKDDIVVVELSSFQLQHCMRFRPSVGVLLNITPNHQDWHKDMAEYAAAKLRLFQNQVPADHAFIRRKDQAALFQEYPFHGRVHYLDENAANPNHDAVRQVTALFGVSAKQADEVFAGFRGIEHRMEDVGTLNGVSFINDSKATTAASLAWALEKCRDHSVLLIAGGIAKSRDFGDIKDLVARKAKKVLILGKAVPVLREAWEGAAPLQEARSLDEAVREASREAKAGDTVLLSPACSSFDMFQNYEHRGREFKRCVAELFSRSEPPKVRI
- the mraY gene encoding phospho-N-acetylmuramoyl-pentapeptide-transferase, whose translation is MFYFLHRLTAYSIVFNLFRYITFRSAAASITAFLISILLGPRLIAWLKSLSAMAHQQREHAEKIHQLYAHKKTPTMGGILILASVVISMLLWGNYLNRFTWLLLFVTVGFGGVGFLDDWIKLKSKSSKGLSSRTKLYGQLVFGAMLGAYLYLTGFTDTLLYLPFLKMPVLRLGAFFMPFVVLVLVGSSNALNLTDGLDGLAIGCTLFAVAALAIISYVSGHAQFAHYLAIPHIPDAGEITVFCSALLGACAGFLWFNSYPAEVIMGDTGSLALGGALGAVAVLIKKELVLVIVGGIFVWEALSVILQVASFKMFKKRIFLMSPFHHHLQLKGWPESKVTVRLWLIAMVLAVIGLSTLKVR
- the murF gene encoding UDP-N-acetylmuramoyl-tripeptide--D-alanyl-D-alanine ligase; this encodes MFSFPEAARFLNTSLEHPDPSLSPQGISIDTRTLKPGDFFLALQGTKEDGHRYLEEAFKRGASGALISRSVYQKETVRFQNPSFKNLLPVADTAEALAELGKWHRRRFSIPVVGITGSVGKTSTKEFLSFLLREAEGSEAVLSNRGNFNNQLGLPISLLYLDKTHRCAVNELGANHAGEIAYLATILQPTAGILTMVAPVHLEGFGSLETIYETKLGLICSLPAGAPAVIPDHDEVIGKAVAALDVKALRVGTTAKADYRVTDARMEGEWVNFRLNGRWDFSFPGAAPFLAVNAAMALAMMEALGYSLDKLPSRWERMKLPDGRFTPKSLGQGIRVIFDAYNASPESFDKALKAFHDWAGQRRKIVIFADMLELGGEAEARHRELGRKIASGGFDAAFAYGSLAEKSIDEIKRAGGQAGHFNAPEALAAHLEDFLQPEDRLLLKGSRGMKLEKIFEALESRSRFKTAP
- a CDS encoding UDP-N-acetylmuramoyl-L-alanyl-D-glutamate--2,6-diaminopimelate ligase, producing MRLEALFEGMTLIRKINWVSQKNLGKITSDSRAIEKGDVFVACSGSRMDGHDFLMQAVHAEAAVLVFERMPEDLVIPPGVTGIQVPNSHACLTELLHRHYHHPDQHVRLIGTTGTNGKTTISYLLQKLLSKKGPAAYLGTLWYDLSTKKLPAPNTTPGPETLVPMLDEMRRVNVRYCVMEVSSHALHQSRVHGLQFDLAIFTQLTQDHMDYHQDLEQYYEAKRLLFSAHPQPRRSLINLDCPYGQRLLEEFPSARSFSLVQEADYWAKDIDASFKGSSFKFCYKNREVPIQMKLPLRHNVANALCVLGGLELLGYDPADFREDFAEIPGIPGRLERITPSGDLNVFVDYAHTPDAFDNVLREARKYAPARIITVFGCGGDRDRAKRPLMTQSACRYSDLVVLTSDNPRSEDPESILQDMKKGLPVGDSVCRAQEILDRERAIHEAISLAEPGDVVMILGKGHEDYQILGDRKIPFDDRIVAREALQRKARVFLS